A window of Corallococcus macrosporus DSM 14697 contains these coding sequences:
- a CDS encoding glycoside hydrolase family 19 protein has protein sequence MSGKFVVRSLALLGICGGLSALGGCGGAEPAPGAEPVGQVEGAAIVDNVTEGTYIIRSVMTGKCIDVASSSTADGAKVQQWTCNNTNAQRFRVTPTSGGYFSILNVNSNKALDIKEVSTAANALVHQWSYGGGANQQFRFVKEVGNEFSIRARHTDMAIDVYWGNTADGTELVQYPYEQRTNQRWTLDRVDGGGGNPGTGLGAILSESMFNSMFPNRNPFYTYSSLIAAANTFPAFANTGSLETRKREVAAFFANTAHETGNYVYVEEINRGEYCGAWGPPGCYCVSGKRYYGRGPIQLSWNGNYCAAGAALGLPLHTDPDLLARDANAAWRSAFWFWTTQAGAGTMSAHSAMVNGHGFGETIRTINGSIECNGGNPGQVQSRINNYLRFTSMLGVAPGGNQGC, from the coding sequence ATGTCTGGCAAGTTCGTGGTTCGCAGTCTGGCCCTGCTGGGAATCTGTGGCGGCCTGAGCGCCCTGGGAGGCTGTGGCGGCGCGGAGCCGGCGCCCGGCGCCGAACCGGTGGGCCAGGTGGAGGGCGCCGCCATCGTCGACAACGTCACCGAGGGCACCTACATCATCCGCTCGGTGATGACGGGCAAGTGCATCGACGTCGCCTCGTCGAGCACGGCGGACGGCGCCAAGGTGCAGCAGTGGACGTGCAACAACACCAACGCGCAGCGCTTCCGCGTCACGCCCACGTCGGGCGGCTACTTCAGCATCCTCAACGTGAACAGCAACAAGGCGCTCGACATCAAGGAGGTGAGCACCGCGGCGAACGCGCTCGTCCACCAGTGGAGCTACGGCGGCGGCGCCAACCAGCAGTTCCGCTTCGTGAAGGAAGTGGGCAACGAGTTCAGCATCCGCGCGCGCCACACGGACATGGCCATCGACGTGTACTGGGGCAACACGGCCGACGGCACGGAGCTGGTGCAGTACCCCTACGAGCAACGCACGAACCAGCGGTGGACGCTCGACCGCGTGGATGGCGGCGGTGGAAACCCCGGTACGGGGCTGGGGGCCATCCTCAGCGAGTCCATGTTCAACAGCATGTTCCCGAACCGGAACCCCTTCTACACGTACAGCAGCCTCATCGCCGCCGCGAACACCTTCCCGGCCTTCGCCAACACGGGCTCGCTGGAGACGCGCAAGCGCGAGGTGGCGGCCTTCTTCGCCAACACGGCCCACGAGACGGGCAACTACGTCTACGTGGAGGAGATCAACCGCGGCGAGTACTGCGGCGCGTGGGGCCCGCCGGGCTGCTACTGCGTTTCGGGCAAGCGGTACTACGGGCGTGGGCCCATCCAGTTGTCCTGGAACGGCAACTACTGCGCCGCCGGCGCCGCGCTGGGCCTGCCGCTGCACACCGACCCGGACCTGCTGGCCCGTGACGCGAACGCCGCGTGGCGCTCCGCGTTCTGGTTCTGGACCACGCAGGCCGGCGCGGGGACCATGTCCGCGCACAGCGCCATGGTCAACGGCCACGGCTTCGGTGAGACCATCCGCACCATCAATGGCTCGATTGAGTGCAACGGTGGCAACCCGGGCCAGGTGCAGAGCCGCATCAACAACTACTTGCGCTTCACCAGCATGCTGGGCGTGGCCCCCGGCGGCAACCAGGGCTGCTGA
- a CDS encoding ATP-binding protein yields MGMADDGRGQRASGPGAFRNQATHAGPPAGRPPYSDEDSGNWGDPPPGPRGPGSGATRAASRPGPPEGYSRPSPLPGNPGRAAPPPEAARPPPGAFRPSAARAGPPGRGEQPTPANGGARVQPAFNGQHRAPPVMNGKHPGPPAPGDGAFLPTSQETLKELDDIKQQAQSGPQVDPELAAAVGFTHFDVTSSQDNLITVLLTREDLHLLASQTLVRVKSREDNRAYLGVVVRGPFAEPNAVPANSTMAIGVVTHGKKLAYTFDYHGRAEIEIVGEEVEGTLRPPRFRPRPQSPVFLLDEAESARVLGVGGDLCLGLVVGYEKMEARLNPRDKSILPRHTGIIGTTGGGKSTTVATLIHRAQAEGIATIVFDVEGEYTQVDQPTDHTAMLEALKRRGQRPQGVKDLHIHHLTGRLSRNAGHRNKHAFSLQFSSLSPYALAEILDMSDAQQERFLKAYDVTKLLLEDFNIYPQTEQERRQALDVDELSTGYPHMTIDHVLDVVSAYIYSLSDEGKSETRGRSRATPRKQASLLEETDDAEADSDVTAKAPSRGLMLRTEFRSNFGRVMARVMAQSSRHEISWKALASKLHRLRRLGIFDVGNEKGVAYDSMLTPGRVSVIDLSDTDSPQLNNLVIADILRGLQEAQEKRYERANAREESVTPVLIIIEEAHEFLSANRITQMPVLFEQVAKIAKRGRKRWMGLVFVTQLPQHLPNEVLGLINNFVIHKIADSSVIARMQKTAGSIDESLWDRVSRLAPGQALVSFSNFTRPLMVAVDPAPVKRLLVE; encoded by the coding sequence ATAGGCATGGCTGACGACGGCAGGGGACAGCGCGCTTCTGGGCCGGGGGCATTTCGCAATCAAGCCACCCATGCGGGTCCACCCGCGGGCAGGCCCCCCTACTCTGACGAGGACTCCGGAAATTGGGGTGACCCACCCCCCGGACCACGAGGGCCCGGCAGCGGAGCCACGCGGGCCGCTTCAAGGCCCGGCCCACCGGAGGGCTACAGCCGGCCGAGTCCACTGCCTGGAAACCCGGGCCGCGCCGCGCCTCCTCCGGAGGCCGCGCGTCCGCCACCCGGAGCGTTCCGGCCCAGCGCAGCCAGGGCGGGGCCCCCAGGCAGGGGCGAGCAGCCCACTCCCGCCAACGGGGGCGCGCGTGTCCAGCCGGCATTCAATGGACAGCACCGTGCTCCGCCCGTGATGAATGGAAAGCACCCGGGTCCCCCGGCGCCGGGTGACGGCGCCTTCCTGCCCACGTCGCAAGAGACCCTGAAGGAACTGGACGACATCAAGCAGCAGGCCCAGTCCGGCCCCCAGGTCGATCCAGAGCTGGCCGCGGCGGTGGGCTTCACCCACTTCGACGTGACGTCGAGCCAGGACAACCTCATCACGGTGTTGCTCACGCGCGAGGACCTGCACCTGCTCGCGTCCCAGACGCTCGTTCGCGTGAAGTCGAGGGAGGACAACCGCGCCTACCTGGGCGTCGTCGTGCGCGGCCCCTTCGCGGAGCCGAACGCAGTGCCCGCCAACTCCACCATGGCCATTGGCGTCGTGACGCACGGCAAGAAGCTGGCGTACACGTTCGACTATCACGGGCGCGCGGAGATAGAGATTGTCGGCGAGGAGGTGGAGGGCACGTTGAGGCCGCCACGCTTCCGGCCCAGGCCGCAGAGCCCCGTCTTCCTTCTCGACGAGGCGGAGAGCGCGCGCGTGCTGGGCGTCGGGGGTGATTTGTGCCTGGGGCTCGTCGTGGGCTACGAGAAGATGGAGGCCCGTCTCAATCCTCGGGACAAGTCCATCCTCCCCCGGCACACCGGCATCATCGGGACCACGGGCGGCGGCAAGTCCACCACGGTGGCCACGCTCATCCACCGCGCGCAGGCGGAAGGTATCGCCACCATCGTCTTCGATGTGGAAGGTGAATACACCCAGGTGGACCAGCCCACGGACCACACCGCGATGCTCGAAGCCTTGAAGCGCCGGGGACAGCGCCCCCAGGGCGTCAAGGACCTGCATATCCACCACCTCACCGGGCGCCTCAGCCGCAACGCAGGACACCGGAACAAGCACGCGTTCTCGCTCCAGTTCTCCAGCCTGTCTCCGTACGCGCTCGCCGAGATTCTCGACATGTCGGACGCGCAGCAGGAGCGGTTCCTCAAGGCCTACGACGTCACGAAGCTCCTGCTCGAAGACTTCAACATCTACCCTCAAACCGAGCAGGAGCGCCGCCAGGCGCTCGACGTGGACGAGCTGTCCACCGGGTATCCGCACATGACCATCGACCATGTGCTGGACGTGGTCAGCGCGTACATCTACAGCCTCAGCGACGAAGGAAAGTCGGAGACGCGCGGCAGGTCACGCGCGACTCCTCGAAAGCAGGCTTCGCTCCTCGAGGAGACGGACGACGCGGAGGCCGACTCGGACGTCACCGCCAAGGCCCCCTCGCGCGGATTGATGCTGCGCACCGAGTTCAGGAGCAACTTCGGCCGGGTCATGGCGCGCGTCATGGCCCAGAGCAGCCGACACGAAATCAGCTGGAAGGCGCTGGCCAGCAAGCTGCACCGCCTGCGGCGCCTGGGCATCTTCGACGTGGGCAACGAGAAAGGCGTCGCCTACGACTCCATGCTCACGCCCGGGCGCGTCTCCGTCATCGACCTGTCGGACACGGACTCGCCGCAGCTCAACAACCTGGTCATCGCGGACATCCTGCGCGGCCTCCAGGAGGCCCAGGAGAAGCGCTATGAGCGGGCCAACGCGCGGGAGGAGTCCGTCACCCCGGTGCTCATCATCATCGAAGAGGCCCACGAGTTCCTCTCCGCCAACCGCATCACCCAGATGCCCGTGCTCTTCGAGCAGGTGGCCAAGATCGCCAAGCGGGGCCGCAAGCGGTGGATGGGGCTCGTCTTCGTCACCCAGCTCCCGCAGCACCTCCCCAACGAGGTGCTGGGCCTCATCAACAACTTCGTCATCCACAAAATCGCGGACAGCTCCGTCATCGCGCGGATGCAGAAGACAGCGGGCAGCATCGACGAGAGCCTGTGGGACCGGGTGTCGCGGCTGGCGCCGGGGCAGGCCCTGGTGTCGTTCAGCAACTTCACCCGCCCGCTGATGGTCGCGGTGGACCCCGCACCGGTGAAGCGGCTGCTGGTGGAGTGA
- a CDS encoding RNA polymerase sigma factor codes for MELKLHARVLQGESLASEDVFRVLMDPIVKVLKHEVGCQVDDDAYDSAVDAVLYYLRHPQRYDSQRARLSTYLTQIAKRRAADRHRSGKSRVQREEDYGEEFALRASAPKDVMELSVEARLTVRKLEQINFRTEERKLLGPVLQGEGATEELGKVLGLDSLSELEQRREVKRHRDRLMKRLARVGKEDAHDKS; via the coding sequence GTGGAGCTGAAGCTGCACGCGCGGGTTCTTCAAGGTGAGTCGTTGGCTTCAGAGGATGTCTTCCGGGTGCTCATGGACCCCATCGTGAAGGTCCTGAAGCATGAGGTGGGCTGCCAGGTCGATGACGATGCCTATGACTCGGCGGTGGACGCGGTGCTCTACTACTTGCGCCACCCCCAGCGTTACGACAGCCAGCGGGCCCGGCTCTCCACCTACTTGACGCAAATAGCCAAACGGCGGGCCGCTGACCGGCACCGGTCTGGCAAATCGCGAGTCCAGAGAGAAGAGGATTACGGCGAGGAATTCGCACTTCGCGCGTCGGCTCCGAAAGACGTCATGGAGCTATCCGTGGAGGCCCGTCTCACCGTGAGGAAACTCGAGCAAATCAATTTCCGGACGGAGGAGCGCAAGCTCTTGGGGCCCGTGCTCCAAGGTGAAGGCGCGACGGAGGAGCTGGGGAAGGTGCTCGGCCTTGACTCGCTGTCGGAGCTGGAACAGCGGCGCGAGGTGAAGCGGCATCGGGACCGGCTCATGAAGCGATTGGCGCGCGTTGGAAAGGAGGACGCCCATGACAAGTCCTGA
- a CDS encoding YceI family protein: MSFSTWNIDASHSSVLFVARHMVVARVHGRFERFSGTLRVNPEQATLGEVEMTVETASIYTGAPDRDAHLRSPDFLDAEAAPRLTFRSTKVEPVGGASFRLLGDLTIRNVTQAVAFDARHIGTSKDPWGNSRLIYSARSTINRTDYGIRWNKTLDNGGWLVSEKIDLELDIQAIPAAA, translated from the coding sequence ATGTCCTTCAGTACCTGGAACATCGACGCATCCCACTCGTCCGTCCTCTTCGTCGCGCGCCACATGGTGGTGGCGCGCGTTCACGGCCGCTTCGAACGCTTCTCTGGCACCCTCCGTGTGAATCCCGAACAGGCCACGTTGGGGGAAGTCGAGATGACCGTGGAAACGGCGAGCATCTACACAGGCGCGCCGGACCGGGACGCGCACCTGCGCTCTCCGGACTTCCTCGACGCCGAGGCCGCGCCCAGGCTCACCTTCCGCAGCACCAAGGTGGAGCCCGTGGGTGGCGCCAGCTTCCGCCTCCTGGGTGACCTCACCATCCGCAACGTCACGCAGGCCGTGGCCTTCGATGCCCGGCACATCGGCACGTCGAAGGACCCGTGGGGCAACTCGCGCCTCATCTACTCGGCGCGCTCCACCATCAACCGCACCGACTACGGCATCCGCTGGAACAAGACGCTCGACAACGGCGGCTGGCTGGTCAGCGAGAAGATCGACCTCGAGCTCGACATCCAGGCCATCCCCGCGGCGGCCTGA
- a CDS encoding endonuclease/exonuclease/phosphatase family protein yields MSPASFVAQWRVPRLQAALLATFLSLSGCEGRWTPEPEDVCVGTDCGTPEPPAPAPEGSVRIAAFNVQRLFDTVCDSGACGGNNYEALPTPSEFGLQADRLASAISRLEADVVLLAEVETQASLDALTDRLPRFGYSELGETGAPASVDVAVLSVHPITQVRGHRDRELWRPDGTSTRFARELLEVHLDVEGKKVIVFSAHFRSKSSDDPGRRFAEAAAARDIVADVARASPEALVVLGGDLNDVPGSEPINALERDGALLRVSSDRPDSETWTYAFYGDLQAIDHLYLARGGGTYVPGSFRAARDPRGGYGGSDHAAVYADFLPAP; encoded by the coding sequence ATGTCTCCCGCCTCTTTCGTCGCACAGTGGCGCGTCCCGCGTCTCCAGGCCGCCCTGCTGGCCACATTCCTGTCCCTGTCCGGATGCGAGGGACGCTGGACGCCGGAGCCGGAAGACGTGTGCGTGGGGACGGATTGCGGCACGCCGGAGCCGCCGGCCCCCGCGCCCGAAGGCAGCGTGCGCATCGCCGCCTTCAACGTGCAGCGCCTCTTCGACACCGTCTGCGACTCCGGGGCCTGTGGCGGCAACAACTACGAAGCCCTCCCCACCCCTTCCGAGTTCGGCCTCCAGGCGGACCGGCTCGCGTCCGCCATCTCGCGGCTGGAAGCGGACGTGGTGCTGCTGGCGGAGGTGGAGACGCAGGCCTCGCTCGACGCCCTCACGGACCGGCTCCCGCGCTTCGGCTACTCGGAGCTGGGGGAGACAGGGGCCCCCGCGTCGGTGGACGTGGCCGTCCTCTCCGTCCACCCCATCACCCAGGTGCGGGGCCACCGCGACCGCGAGCTCTGGCGGCCGGACGGCACCTCCACGCGCTTCGCTCGCGAGCTGCTGGAGGTGCACCTGGACGTGGAGGGCAAGAAGGTCATCGTCTTCTCCGCGCACTTCCGCTCCAAGTCCAGCGACGACCCGGGCCGCCGCTTCGCCGAGGCCGCGGCGGCGCGGGACATCGTCGCGGACGTGGCGCGGGCCTCGCCGGAGGCGCTGGTGGTGCTCGGCGGGGACCTCAACGACGTGCCGGGCTCGGAGCCCATCAACGCGTTGGAGCGTGACGGCGCGTTGCTGCGCGTCTCCAGCGACCGGCCGGACAGCGAGACGTGGACCTACGCCTTCTACGGAGACCTCCAGGCCATTGACCACCTGTACCTGGCGCGCGGCGGCGGCACCTACGTGCCCGGCTCGTTCCGCGCCGCGAGGGACCCGCGAGGCGGGTATGGCGGCTCGGACCACGCCGCCGTCTACGCGGACTTCCTGCCCGCGCCCTGA
- a CDS encoding ImmA/IrrE family metallo-endopeptidase produces MTEIWLREAVALSGLPPPTTFPRDIARDAGRRLPVTLVVVDGLTSASVRDWLSRRMGLDHPVSDTPRRFRGCMVACSGRGVLFRDSNDSEDHQRFTLAHEVAHFVLDHLTPRARALKRYGEAIRTVLDEDRPPHPRERLAFALDQVPLGIQVKLMERDADGAIQSGSVAEAEWRADRLAFELLAPADIASPLLKERHDDPGDVRLAGRFGLPRIHARTYVRMLTRRERLRSYSTVDFLGDAGR; encoded by the coding sequence GTGACGGAAATCTGGCTGAGGGAGGCGGTGGCGCTCTCCGGGCTGCCACCTCCCACGACCTTCCCCCGGGACATCGCGCGCGACGCCGGCCGGCGGCTCCCCGTCACCCTTGTCGTCGTGGATGGGTTGACGTCCGCGTCCGTGAGGGACTGGCTCTCGCGGCGGATGGGGCTCGACCACCCCGTCTCGGATACGCCCCGGCGGTTCCGGGGGTGCATGGTCGCGTGCTCCGGCCGGGGCGTCCTCTTCCGCGACAGCAATGACAGTGAAGACCACCAGCGCTTCACACTGGCGCACGAGGTCGCGCACTTCGTGCTCGACCATTTGACGCCTCGCGCGCGGGCGCTGAAGCGATACGGAGAGGCCATCCGCACGGTGCTGGACGAAGACCGCCCTCCCCATCCACGAGAGCGGCTGGCGTTCGCGCTGGACCAGGTGCCCCTGGGCATCCAGGTGAAGCTGATGGAGCGGGACGCGGATGGCGCCATTCAGTCTGGAAGCGTCGCGGAGGCCGAGTGGCGCGCCGATCGCCTCGCGTTCGAGTTGCTGGCCCCCGCGGACATTGCATCCCCGCTGCTGAAGGAGCGCCATGACGACCCCGGAGACGTCAGGCTCGCCGGCCGGTTCGGCCTTCCGCGCATCCACGCGCGGACCTACGTCCGGATGCTGACCCGGCGTGAGCGGCTCCGCTCGTACTCGACGGTCGATTTCCTCGGTGACGCTGGGAGGTAG